The Sporichthya brevicatena genome has a window encoding:
- a CDS encoding FKBP-type peptidyl-prolyl cis-trans isomerase: MRRLLMLIPLLTALTLPAACGGDDDKPFAFPTVSSAEVGVVPEITSNTAPPKESELQVLTEGKGRPLGAGDMLVADLKSQVWSKDGKEIPPYVDTFSAKRVLIASIDEIVPGVAKKLPGVKVGSRVVLVTPPADGFGEQGNPQIGIEPTDSLVFVFDILDAFAKDALIDGTAPKTGLAANLPKVTAGKNPKITIPKNDPPKGLVAEPLLVGKGAKVQEGQEIVAQYTGVIWRNGVTFDSSWKPDRGPFAARVAGTDPQTGEPGVIEGWVKGLAGQRVGSRVLLVIPPNLGYGKEGNAGADIKGTDTLVFVVDILGAYNTPPKA, translated from the coding sequence GTGCGCCGACTTCTGATGCTGATCCCGCTCCTGACCGCCCTGACCCTGCCCGCCGCGTGCGGCGGGGACGACGACAAGCCGTTCGCGTTCCCGACGGTCTCCAGCGCGGAGGTCGGCGTCGTCCCGGAGATCACCTCGAACACGGCGCCGCCGAAGGAGTCCGAGCTCCAGGTGCTCACCGAGGGCAAGGGCCGTCCGCTCGGCGCCGGCGACATGCTGGTCGCGGACCTCAAGAGCCAGGTCTGGAGCAAGGACGGCAAGGAGATCCCGCCCTACGTCGACACGTTCTCGGCCAAGCGCGTCCTGATCGCGTCGATCGACGAGATCGTCCCCGGCGTCGCGAAGAAGCTGCCGGGCGTCAAGGTCGGCTCCCGCGTCGTCCTGGTGACCCCGCCGGCCGACGGCTTCGGTGAGCAGGGCAACCCGCAGATCGGCATCGAGCCCACGGACAGCCTGGTCTTCGTCTTCGACATCCTCGACGCGTTCGCCAAGGACGCCCTGATCGACGGCACCGCGCCGAAGACCGGCCTGGCCGCGAACCTGCCCAAGGTCACCGCGGGCAAGAACCCGAAGATCACGATCCCGAAGAACGACCCGCCCAAGGGCCTGGTCGCCGAGCCGCTGCTCGTCGGCAAGGGCGCGAAGGTCCAGGAAGGTCAGGAGATCGTCGCCCAGTACACGGGCGTCATCTGGCGCAACGGCGTCACCTTCGACAGTTCCTGGAAGCCCGACCGCGGCCCGTTCGCGGCCCGCGTCGCCGGCACCGACCCGCAGACCGGGGAGCCCGGCGTCATCGAGGGCTGGGTCAAGGGCCTGGCCGGCCAGCGGGTCGGCAGCCGCGTGCTGCTGGTGATCCCGCCGAACCTGGGCTACGGCAAGGAGGGCAACGCCGGCGCGGACATCAAGGGCACCGACACCCTCGTCTTCGTCGTCGACATCCTCGGCGCGTACAACACGCCGCCGAAGGCCTAG
- a CDS encoding DUF3866 family protein, whose translation MIHWRRARVHRVIREWQGAVELEVALLPADGRSAGAPEDTGTLRALAYPALVGRPEPGDEVLLNAGALVRNLGTGGYAPVVAVPDRLPPDPGADGHLVKARYTPLQALVAGADEQGSAHHDVLRDADSLAGMPVVTADLHSALPAICVAAAADRPGVRIAFVMTDGGALPAWFSRTVDGLRRAGLLVGTVTTGQSFGGDLECVSLHSGLLAARLVLDADIAVVAPGPGNLGTGTRWGFSGVAAGDAVNAAAVLGGRPVASLRVSAADPRERHRGVSHHSLTAYGRVALVPADVPVPDLPGEFGDRVRAQCAALGERHRLVPVDLTGLPEALAASPVALSSMGRGLDDDPACFLAAAAAGRWAAGLSGEVD comes from the coding sequence GTGATCCACTGGCGGCGGGCCCGTGTGCACCGGGTGATCCGGGAGTGGCAGGGCGCGGTCGAACTCGAGGTCGCTCTCCTCCCCGCCGACGGTCGATCCGCGGGCGCCCCGGAGGACACCGGCACCCTGCGCGCGCTGGCCTATCCGGCACTCGTCGGTCGCCCCGAACCGGGCGACGAGGTGCTGCTCAACGCCGGTGCGCTGGTGCGCAACCTCGGCACCGGCGGGTACGCCCCGGTCGTCGCCGTGCCGGACCGGCTCCCCCCGGATCCCGGGGCGGACGGCCACCTCGTGAAGGCGCGGTACACCCCACTGCAGGCACTCGTGGCGGGCGCGGACGAGCAGGGCTCGGCGCACCACGACGTCCTGCGGGACGCGGACTCCCTCGCCGGGATGCCGGTCGTCACCGCGGACCTGCACTCCGCGCTGCCGGCGATCTGCGTTGCGGCCGCCGCGGACCGGCCGGGCGTGCGGATCGCCTTCGTCATGACCGACGGCGGCGCCCTGCCGGCCTGGTTCTCCCGCACCGTCGACGGACTGCGCCGGGCGGGCCTGCTCGTCGGGACGGTCACCACGGGGCAGTCCTTCGGCGGCGACCTGGAGTGCGTCTCGCTGCACTCGGGCCTGCTGGCCGCACGCCTCGTCCTCGACGCCGACATCGCCGTCGTCGCGCCCGGGCCCGGGAACCTGGGCACCGGCACACGCTGGGGCTTCTCCGGCGTCGCGGCGGGTGACGCCGTGAACGCCGCCGCCGTCCTGGGCGGCCGCCCCGTCGCGTCGCTGCGCGTCTCCGCCGCCGACCCGCGCGAGCGCCACCGCGGCGTCTCGCACCACAGCCTGACCGCCTACGGCCGCGTGGCCCTGGTGCCGGCGGACGTCCCCGTCCCGGACCTGCCCGGGGAGTTCGGGGACCGCGTCCGCGCCCAGTGCGCCGCCCTCGGTGAGCGGCACCGCCTGGTGCCGGTCGACCTCACCGGCCTGCCCGAGGCCCTGGCCGCGAGCCCGGTGGCCCTGTCCAGCATGGGCCGCGGGCTCGACGACGACCCGGCGTGCTTCCTCGCCGCGGCCGCCGCCGGCCGCTGGGCGGCCGGCCTGAGCGGTGAGGTCGACTAG
- a CDS encoding WYL domain-containing protein → MSQGASERLSRLLALVPYLLNRQGIPMEQAARDAGITVHQLEKDLLLLFVCGLPGHLPDDLIEADWEDGLVYLGNADTIARPLRLGPEEVATLLVGLRLLAALPGTHDRVALDKAMAKLQEVAGAAAGKADEKVGVDVGPQPDERVLADARRALAEQRRLHLRYYVPGRDETTERDVDPMRLALVDGRTYLEGWCHRAEDVRLFRLDRVVALEVLDVPAEVPADAVAHDLDSGLFSPSPNDTVAGLELEREALWVTEYYPCDEVTELPDGRRYVRLRSGDPEWMVRLAMRLGPSATLVDPPELADRVRATAAAALEHYAAGGGAA, encoded by the coding sequence GTGAGCCAGGGAGCCTCGGAGCGGCTGTCGCGCCTGCTCGCCCTCGTGCCGTACCTGCTGAACCGGCAGGGCATCCCGATGGAGCAGGCCGCGCGGGACGCCGGCATCACCGTCCATCAGCTCGAGAAGGACCTGCTGCTGCTCTTCGTGTGCGGCCTGCCCGGGCACCTGCCCGACGACCTCATCGAGGCCGACTGGGAGGACGGGCTGGTCTACCTGGGCAACGCCGACACGATCGCCCGGCCGCTGCGCCTCGGCCCGGAGGAGGTCGCGACGCTGCTGGTCGGGCTGCGCCTGCTCGCGGCCCTGCCCGGCACGCACGACCGCGTCGCGCTCGACAAGGCCATGGCGAAGCTGCAGGAGGTCGCCGGGGCGGCCGCCGGCAAGGCCGACGAGAAGGTCGGTGTCGACGTCGGGCCGCAGCCGGACGAGCGCGTCCTCGCCGACGCCCGGCGCGCGCTCGCCGAGCAGCGGCGCCTGCACCTGCGCTACTACGTCCCCGGCCGTGACGAGACCACCGAGCGCGACGTCGACCCCATGCGTCTGGCGCTGGTCGACGGCCGGACCTACCTGGAGGGCTGGTGCCACCGGGCGGAGGACGTCCGGCTGTTCCGGCTCGACCGCGTCGTCGCGCTCGAGGTGCTCGACGTCCCCGCGGAGGTTCCGGCCGACGCCGTCGCCCACGACCTCGACTCGGGCCTGTTCTCGCCGTCGCCGAACGACACCGTCGCCGGCCTGGAGCTGGAGCGCGAGGCGCTCTGGGTGACCGAGTACTACCCGTGTGACGAGGTCACCGAGCTCCCGGACGGCCGCCGCTACGTGCGCCTGCGCAGCGGGGATCCGGAGTGGATGGTCCGCCTCGCCATGCGGCTCGGCCCGTCCGCGACACTGGTGGACCCGCCGGAGCTCGCCGACCGCGTGCGCGCCACCGCGGCGGCGGCACTGGAGCACTACGCGGCGGGTGGAGGTGCAGCGTGA
- a CDS encoding helix-turn-helix transcriptional regulator codes for MSAKRTERLLNLTICLLAARRFLTKEQIRAAVTAYAECPTVEAFERMFERDKDELRELGIPLETGTHEALFGDEVGYRIDRGAYALPEVTFTPEELAVLGLAARAWRQASLSHAAGTALLKLRAAGVDPDETAMAGLEPRVGDDPALQPLWSASFEGRPVSFDYRTPPSDTPARRRVEPWGLGVRNGKWYLVGFDVDRQASRVFRLSRITGPIKVTGAPGSVVKPPEVDIREELRRMMPAAPRETAVVRARPGSAYGLRSRAGSIALAAETGGEWDTLHVEFTSAETLVEELVSYGAAVVVDGPDEVRDGVVARLRALAGVA; via the coding sequence ATGTCGGCGAAGCGCACCGAGCGCCTGCTCAACCTGACGATCTGCCTGCTGGCCGCGCGTCGGTTCCTCACCAAGGAGCAGATCCGCGCGGCGGTGACCGCGTACGCGGAGTGCCCCACCGTCGAGGCCTTTGAGCGCATGTTCGAGCGGGACAAGGACGAGCTGCGCGAGCTCGGGATCCCGCTGGAGACCGGCACGCACGAGGCGCTGTTCGGCGACGAGGTCGGCTATCGGATCGACCGCGGCGCCTACGCCCTGCCCGAGGTCACGTTCACGCCGGAGGAGCTCGCGGTCCTCGGTCTCGCGGCCCGCGCCTGGCGCCAGGCGTCGCTCTCCCACGCGGCCGGAACGGCGCTGCTGAAACTGCGCGCCGCCGGTGTCGACCCCGACGAGACGGCGATGGCCGGCCTCGAGCCGCGCGTCGGCGACGACCCCGCCCTGCAGCCGCTCTGGTCGGCCTCCTTCGAGGGCCGGCCGGTCAGCTTCGACTACCGGACCCCGCCGTCGGACACCCCGGCTCGGCGCCGCGTCGAGCCGTGGGGCCTCGGGGTGCGCAACGGCAAGTGGTACCTGGTCGGCTTCGACGTCGACCGGCAGGCCTCCCGGGTGTTCCGGCTCTCGCGGATCACCGGCCCGATCAAGGTCACCGGCGCGCCCGGCTCGGTCGTCAAGCCGCCCGAGGTCGACATCCGCGAGGAGCTGCGCCGGATGATGCCCGCCGCCCCGCGGGAGACCGCGGTCGTCCGGGCCCGGCCCGGGTCGGCCTACGGCCTGCGCTCCCGGGCCGGCTCGATCGCCCTCGCCGCCGAGACCGGGGGCGAGTGGGACACCCTGCACGTCGAGTTCACCAGCGCCGAGACCCTCGTCGAGGAGCTGGTCTCGTACGGCGCCGCGGTGGTCGTGGACGGTCCGGACGAGGTGCGCGACGGCGTCGTGGCCCGGCTGCGTGCCCTGGCGGGTGTCGCGTGA
- the tatA gene encoding twin-arginine translocase TatA/TatE family subunit codes for MGNLGPLELTLILVIVVLLFGAKRLPETAKSVGQSLKIFKKTISDDDEKKEAPREVTSNDDAAPPPSTRSDEPNRTEL; via the coding sequence ATGGGCAACCTTGGCCCGCTGGAACTGACGTTGATCCTCGTGATCGTCGTCCTGCTGTTCGGTGCGAAGCGCCTTCCCGAGACGGCGAAGTCGGTCGGTCAGTCCCTGAAGATCTTCAAGAAGACGATCAGCGACGACGACGAGAAGAAGGAAGCGCCCCGCGAGGTCACCTCCAACGATGACGCGGCGCCGCCGCCGTCGACGCGGTCGGACGAGCCGAACCGCACCGAGCTCTGA